From the Salinimicrobium tongyeongense genome, one window contains:
- the ric gene encoding iron-sulfur cluster repair di-iron protein, with protein MENLQSKTVAEMVTENIKTAHIFKKYGIDFCCGGGISLEKACEKYSVDYRLLSQDLLNVDQSDSRAVNYNKWELDFLTDHIINVHHSYVEENIPLLLQYSERVAQVHGSHYTELLEIKELVKEVAGELSAHLKKEELILFPFIKKMMKAKKDNIELPPAQFGSVDNPIKMMETEHEDAGELLRRIARLSNNYTPPQGACNTYRAFFAKLEEFEQDLHQHVHLENNILFPKSLLLEKELRSNQ; from the coding sequence ATGGAAAATCTACAAAGTAAAACAGTTGCAGAAATGGTGACCGAAAACATCAAAACTGCCCACATCTTTAAGAAATACGGAATCGATTTTTGCTGCGGTGGAGGGATAAGCCTCGAAAAAGCCTGCGAAAAATACAGCGTTGATTACAGGCTGTTGAGCCAGGACCTGCTAAATGTAGATCAATCAGATTCAAGAGCTGTCAATTACAATAAATGGGAGCTCGATTTTCTTACAGATCACATAATTAATGTGCATCACAGTTATGTAGAAGAGAATATTCCGCTATTGCTTCAATATTCGGAGAGAGTGGCGCAGGTGCACGGTTCTCACTACACCGAGCTTCTCGAAATAAAAGAACTGGTTAAAGAAGTGGCCGGAGAGCTGAGTGCCCATCTCAAAAAAGAAGAATTGATCCTCTTCCCGTTCATCAAGAAAATGATGAAGGCCAAAAAAGATAATATTGAATTGCCCCCGGCTCAATTTGGGAGTGTAGATAACCCTATCAAAATGATGGAGACTGAACACGAAGATGCCGGTGAACTACTTAGAAGAATTGCCAGGCTTAGCAATAACTACACCCCGCCCCAGGGCGCCTGCAATACCTATAGGGCATTCTTCGCCAAGCTTGAAGAATTTGAGCAGGACCTTCATCAACACGTGCATCTCGAAAATAACATCCTGTTCCCAAAATCCCTTTTGCTTGAAAAAGAATTGCGTTCAAACCAGTAA